A genomic segment from Leptospira perdikensis encodes:
- a CDS encoding START domain-containing protein, which yields MTKKQFVLLTLIGVSLLSNISNLVAQTPEWSESKRKKGIQVLTRPFAGSNLDEFLGRTEVDASISQIIALLTDPASCKNLYHQCKELTVLSGTEKKSVVYLRNGAPWPVNDRDLIMDRSFEQNEKTLVTIMKIKRLDSNARPTPSGVTRMENFEGVWRIIPQTNGKLKIEYQAHFEPGGSVPQSVINLVLTDTPYESLLNVQKLVEEGKHKDTKFDWIKEPTKN from the coding sequence ATGACAAAAAAACAATTCGTTCTACTAACATTGATAGGAGTTTCCCTTCTATCTAACATATCCAATCTTGTTGCTCAGACACCAGAATGGTCCGAGTCCAAACGTAAAAAAGGAATCCAAGTTTTAACTCGTCCTTTTGCAGGCTCTAATCTAGATGAATTTTTAGGCCGAACAGAGGTAGATGCTTCCATCTCTCAAATCATTGCCCTACTCACGGATCCCGCTTCTTGTAAAAATCTTTACCACCAATGTAAAGAACTCACAGTGCTTTCCGGTACAGAAAAAAAATCAGTGGTTTACTTACGTAATGGTGCCCCTTGGCCAGTCAATGATCGTGATTTGATTATGGATCGAAGTTTTGAACAAAATGAAAAAACTTTGGTTACAATTATGAAGATCAAACGACTTGATTCCAATGCACGCCCTACACCCTCCGGTGTCACTCGTATGGAAAACTTTGAAGGTGTTTGGCGAATCATTCCACAAACCAATGGAAAACTAAAAATTGAATACCAAGCACATTTTGAACCAGGTGGATCTGTTCCCCAATCAGTGATTAACTTGGTTTTAACGGACACTCCTTATGAATCACTTCTCAACGTACAAAAGTTAGTGGAAGAAGGAAAACATAAAGATACAAAATTTGATTGGATCAAGGAACCAACAAAAAACTAA
- a CDS encoding crossover junction endodeoxyribonuclease RuvC: MKIIGIDPGSHRVGYAILSFPQGLRRNPELLTYGTIEVAPKTPSPDNLIQIRKELMDILTEFQPEVAAVEELFFVQNTTTGMKVSESRGVILLSLGEEKIPVVSLTATQIKKGISAKGNATKKEVRAAIQMILGFKDLKGHDDSWDAIACAFVGRSLV, encoded by the coding sequence TTGAAAATCATCGGCATTGACCCTGGCTCCCACCGTGTGGGGTACGCAATTTTATCCTTTCCCCAAGGATTACGCCGGAACCCCGAACTATTAACTTACGGAACCATTGAAGTGGCTCCCAAAACTCCTTCACCTGATAATTTGATTCAAATCCGAAAGGAACTAATGGACATCCTTACCGAATTCCAACCAGAAGTTGCGGCCGTGGAAGAGCTGTTCTTTGTTCAGAACACAACGACCGGAATGAAGGTTTCAGAATCTCGCGGGGTCATTTTACTTTCGCTCGGCGAAGAAAAGATACCTGTAGTCTCTCTCACTGCCACACAAATCAAAAAAGGAATCTCTGCCAAGGGGAACGCCACCAAAAAAGAAGTTCGGGCAGCGATCCAAATGATTTTGGGATTTAAAGATCTAAAAGGCCACGATGACTCATGGGACGCCATCGCTTGTGCCTTTGTTGGTCGCTCTTTAGTTTGA
- a CDS encoding DUF1697 domain-containing protein: MKKLRSLMESLGYTEVSTYINSGNVIFESEDDTKTVLLKIQKSFEKVFKFEIPTIVRTEKEMKKIAKAIPAEWQNDATQRTDVAYLFPEADSKKIIEELPLKKEFLEIRYSKGAIIWNIKRENVNKSQLAKLISHKLYKAMTIRNVNTARFLAGEIE, translated from the coding sequence ATGAAAAAACTAAGGAGCCTTATGGAATCCTTAGGATACACGGAAGTTTCCACTTATATCAATTCAGGAAATGTTATTTTTGAATCAGAGGATGACACAAAAACCGTTTTGTTAAAAATACAAAAGAGTTTTGAAAAAGTTTTCAAATTTGAAATCCCCACCATCGTAAGAACAGAAAAGGAAATGAAAAAAATTGCAAAGGCGATTCCTGCAGAATGGCAAAACGACGCCACGCAAAGGACGGATGTTGCTTACTTGTTTCCCGAAGCCGATTCCAAAAAAATCATTGAGGAACTTCCTCTCAAAAAAGAATTTTTAGAGATTCGTTATAGCAAAGGTGCAATCATTTGGAATATCAAAAGAGAAAATGTGAACAAAAGCCAACTGGCAAAACTCATCAGTCATAAATTATACAAGGCAATGACGATACGAAATGTAAACACAGCAAGGTTTTTGGCAGGAGAAATAGAGTAA
- a CDS encoding SDR family oxidoreductase, which yields MQLNGNTILITGGTSGIGLALAKRFSDLGNQILVCGTNAKKMEEISKSHPSWGTYLFDISRPEEREKLFEKTTKDFPELNVLFNNAGMQRYPKLGEVEPWADLGKEIDVNLGGPIHLSMLFAKHLFAKKNAAILNTTSGLSHIPLAYAPVYSATKAALHSFTLTLRFQFRNQPIEVIEVSPPMVDTDLGIPNTHTAGLNLDEYADGVMEGLRNGDLEITTGFSTVSANASREQKNEIFLSMNGARSASN from the coding sequence ATGCAATTGAATGGAAATACAATCCTCATCACTGGGGGAACGAGTGGGATCGGCCTCGCTCTCGCAAAACGATTTTCGGATTTAGGAAACCAAATTTTGGTTTGCGGAACGAATGCAAAAAAGATGGAAGAGATTTCGAAATCTCATCCCAGTTGGGGGACTTATTTATTTGATATCTCTCGCCCGGAAGAGAGGGAAAAGTTGTTTGAGAAAACCACAAAAGATTTTCCAGAATTGAATGTATTATTCAACAACGCGGGTATGCAAAGGTATCCCAAACTGGGCGAAGTGGAACCTTGGGCTGACTTAGGAAAGGAGATCGATGTAAATTTGGGAGGTCCCATCCATCTTTCCATGTTATTCGCTAAACACCTGTTTGCAAAGAAAAATGCCGCGATTTTGAATACTACTTCTGGATTGTCACATATCCCTTTGGCTTATGCGCCGGTGTATAGTGCAACCAAAGCGGCTTTACATTCTTTCACATTGACATTACGATTTCAGTTTCGGAATCAACCCATTGAGGTGATTGAAGTTTCTCCACCAATGGTAGATACAGATTTAGGAATCCCTAACACACATACGGCGGGACTGAACTTAGACGAATATGCTGATGGTGTGATGGAAGGATTACGGAATGGAGATTTGGAAATCACCACTGGTTTTTCTACGGTTTCTGCGAATGCCAGTCGGGAACAAAAGAATGAAATCTTTTTGTCGATGAACGGGGCAAGGAGTGCTTCAAACTAA
- a CDS encoding TetR/AcrR family transcriptional regulator: MPRTGLTATEIQDKAVEIAINQMRAKGFEKVRLVDVAKEMGISHAALYSHFQDKTALLDAVSERWLVKLDEKQDLLIKEKRDPIQKILTWFQNLHRMKLEKVKLDPELYKAFDMAAEESKPFIQTHLSNMHSQMSSLVTEAINQKKIKKRDVNQITEILISAGTAFTHPKLVAQHSDENREPLLVDTIEAVLKGLA, from the coding sequence ATGCCAAGAACTGGTCTTACAGCTACGGAAATCCAAGACAAAGCCGTGGAAATCGCCATCAACCAAATGCGGGCCAAGGGTTTTGAAAAGGTTCGGTTGGTAGATGTGGCCAAAGAAATGGGAATTAGCCACGCGGCCCTCTATTCTCATTTTCAAGACAAAACAGCACTTCTCGATGCAGTTTCCGAACGTTGGCTTGTGAAGTTGGATGAGAAACAGGATTTGCTCATAAAAGAAAAACGAGACCCCATCCAAAAGATTCTCACCTGGTTTCAAAACCTACACCGGATGAAATTGGAAAAAGTAAAATTAGATCCTGAATTGTATAAAGCATTCGATATGGCCGCAGAAGAGTCCAAACCCTTCATCCAAACTCATTTATCCAATATGCACAGCCAAATGTCGAGTTTGGTCACAGAGGCTATCAACCAAAAGAAAATCAAAAAACGTGATGTGAACCAAATTACAGAAATTTTGATCTCTGCGGGAACTGCTTTCACACACCCGAAACTTGTGGCACAACATTCCGATGAGAATAGAGAACCGTTGTTAGTGGATACGATCGAAGCTGTTTTGAAGGGGTTGGCTTAA
- a CDS encoding acyl-CoA dehydrogenase family protein: protein MTATAVKLEKSQAEKALSAQAALLNEVTKRLAQKNSDNGKVSVSKMDKTQHVFYQLAWMTAQQRVAENFIVYAWDASKGTGELEQKMALTFVAETVTNIRSELAARPAEYELTYQELFSKLFSDEINAYVEAASKMENYEAIVDKIVDLGHFGAYGLSEDHENFRGIFKDFAENVVVPQAEHVHRHDDLIPAEIINGLKDMGCFGLCIPEKFGGIQPDDRPDNISMLVVTEELSRGSLGAAGSLITRPEIMSKALLKGGTDEQKNKWLPLLASGEKFAGIMVTEPNYGSDVAGVSVTAKEANGGFVINGVKTWCTFAGYANLLLILCRTESDPNLKHKGLSIILAEKPSFDGHEFSYKQEGGGTIQGKAIGTIGYRGMHSYEVSFEDYFVPKENLLGGDAGRGKGFYFQMEGFAGGRIQTAARANGVMQAALEAALRYSQERKVFAKPIYDYTLTKFKIAKMAMIVQATRQYTNYVATLLDNHKGQMEATLVKLYASKIAEWVTREAMQIHGGMGYAEEYPVSRYFVDARVFSIFEGAEEVMALRVVAKDLLDQALAS from the coding sequence ATGACCGCAACGGCAGTGAAACTCGAAAAATCCCAGGCGGAGAAGGCTCTTAGTGCCCAAGCCGCCCTCCTCAATGAAGTTACCAAACGACTAGCTCAGAAAAATTCCGATAACGGCAAAGTATCCGTAAGCAAAATGGACAAAACACAACATGTGTTTTACCAATTGGCTTGGATGACGGCTCAACAACGTGTTGCTGAGAACTTTATCGTTTATGCTTGGGATGCTTCCAAGGGAACTGGTGAATTGGAACAAAAAATGGCCCTTACTTTTGTGGCCGAAACTGTTACTAACATTCGTTCGGAACTCGCAGCTCGTCCGGCTGAGTATGAACTGACTTACCAAGAACTATTCTCCAAACTTTTTTCTGATGAGATCAATGCTTATGTAGAAGCAGCGTCAAAAATGGAAAACTACGAAGCCATCGTAGACAAGATCGTTGATCTTGGACACTTCGGTGCTTACGGTCTTTCTGAAGACCACGAAAACTTCCGCGGAATCTTTAAAGATTTTGCTGAAAACGTAGTGGTTCCTCAAGCAGAACATGTCCATAGACATGACGATTTGATTCCGGCTGAAATCATCAATGGATTAAAAGACATGGGTTGTTTCGGACTTTGTATTCCGGAAAAATTTGGTGGTATCCAACCAGATGACCGTCCAGACAACATTTCCATGTTAGTGGTAACGGAAGAACTTTCTCGTGGATCACTCGGTGCTGCAGGATCACTCATCACAAGACCAGAAATTATGTCCAAAGCTCTCCTCAAAGGGGGAACGGACGAACAAAAAAACAAATGGTTACCACTTCTTGCATCTGGCGAAAAATTCGCTGGAATCATGGTAACAGAACCTAACTACGGTTCCGATGTTGCTGGTGTATCTGTAACAGCGAAAGAAGCAAATGGCGGATTTGTGATCAACGGTGTAAAAACCTGGTGCACATTCGCAGGTTATGCGAATCTTCTTCTTATCCTTTGCAGAACAGAATCTGATCCAAACCTCAAACACAAAGGTCTTTCTATCATTTTAGCTGAAAAACCATCTTTTGACGGCCATGAGTTCAGTTACAAACAAGAAGGTGGTGGAACAATCCAAGGGAAAGCAATCGGAACCATTGGTTACCGAGGAATGCACTCTTACGAAGTTTCTTTTGAAGATTACTTTGTTCCAAAAGAAAACCTTCTTGGTGGTGATGCTGGACGTGGTAAAGGATTCTATTTCCAAATGGAAGGATTTGCTGGTGGACGTATCCAAACAGCAGCTCGTGCCAATGGTGTGATGCAAGCAGCTCTTGAAGCAGCTCTTCGTTATTCCCAAGAACGTAAAGTATTCGCAAAACCAATTTACGATTATACTTTAACTAAGTTCAAAATTGCGAAGATGGCAATGATTGTGCAAGCAACTCGTCAGTATACTAACTATGTAGCAACACTACTCGATAACCACAAAGGTCAAATGGAAGCAACACTTGTTAAATTGTATGCATCCAAAATTGCTGAGTGGGTGACTCGTGAAGCAATGCAAATTCATGGTGGTATGGGTTATGCGGAAGAGTATCCTGTATCACGTTATTTCGTAGATGCTCGTGTATTCTCAATTTTTGAAGGTGCGGAAGAAGTAATGGCTCTTCGTGTAGTAGCGAAAGACTTACTTGACCAAGCATTAGCTTCTTAA
- a CDS encoding bleomycin resistance protein has product MIKKSIPQLPSLDLQKSKNFYEENLGFKTLKEYDDIFLLEKDGFELHLWLCDDPSIPQNSSVYYQVDSIDSMYVDFKNKGIVHKNAHIMDKPWGMREFYVVDLDGNLLKFGQNINI; this is encoded by the coding sequence ATGATCAAAAAATCAATTCCACAACTCCCATCTTTAGATCTGCAAAAGTCCAAAAATTTTTATGAAGAGAACTTAGGGTTTAAAACTCTAAAGGAATATGATGATATTTTTTTATTAGAAAAGGATGGATTTGAACTTCATTTATGGTTATGTGATGATCCATCCATACCACAAAACTCTAGTGTTTATTATCAGGTAGATTCTATAGATTCCATGTATGTTGATTTCAAAAACAAAGGAATTGTCCATAAAAATGCTCACATTATGGATAAACCTTGGGGAATGAGAGAGTTTTATGTTGTCGATTTAGATGGCAATTTATTGAAATTTGGACAGAATATAAACATATAA